In the genome of Streptomyces pactum, one region contains:
- a CDS encoding F0F1 ATP synthase subunit B family protein, translating to MELSLEIGPLKPELADLVVAFIAFGIVFAVLSGVLLPRIAKVLREREKAIEGGQHRAEEIRAAAERTHAEYQELLGEARHEAARLRQESAEQGAQLLAELRAEGQRQREEMLTAARTQIDADRALAEASLNQEIDALATRLAGKIVGESLEEFARDRG from the coding sequence ATGGAACTGTCCTTGGAGATCGGTCCGCTCAAGCCGGAGCTGGCGGACCTGGTGGTGGCGTTCATCGCCTTCGGTATCGTCTTCGCCGTCCTGTCGGGTGTGCTGCTGCCCCGGATCGCGAAGGTGCTGCGTGAGCGGGAGAAGGCGATCGAGGGGGGTCAGCACCGTGCGGAGGAGATCCGTGCGGCCGCGGAGCGTACCCACGCGGAGTACCAGGAGCTGCTCGGGGAGGCCCGGCACGAGGCGGCGCGGCTGCGTCAGGAGTCGGCGGAGCAGGGTGCGCAGCTGCTGGCGGAGCTGCGGGCGGAGGGTCAGCGGCAGCGTGAGGAGATGCTGACGGCGGCGCGGACGCAGATCGACGCGGACCGGGCGCTGGCGGAGGCTTCGCTGAACCAGGAGATCGACGCGCTGGCGACCCGGCTGGCGGGCAAGATCGTCGGTGAGTCGCTGGAGGAGTTCGCCCGCGACCGCGGCTGA
- the pepN gene encoding aminopeptidase N: MPVLTRAEAQTRARLVDVHRYLIDLDLTRGPERFRSTTTLRFSTRHPGADTFVELRAAALHRATLDGQDLDPALYTGDRLPLTGLTAGDHELRVEADMAYSHTGEGMHRFTDPADGETYLYTMCCMADADRVFAAFDQPDLKAVFEVTVTAPPEWTVLGNGIARRTGDPAAGRWHLAPTPPISTYLMAVAAGPYHSVHAEHRGLPLGLHVRRSLAPHLDTDAEELLDITRRCFDRYHEIFDEPYPFDSYDQAFVPEFNSGAMENPGLVTFRDEFIHRSAATDAQRQTRAMVIAHEMAHMWFGDLVTMRWWDDIWLNESFAEYMGFQILTEATHHTGTWADFGIRRKSWGYDADQRPSTHPVAPDPDGVPDTASARLNFDGISYAKGASALRQLVAWLGEKNFLAGINDHFARHRFGNATLADFLDSLARASGRDVHAWAGQWLRTTGVDTLTPHVTTDDRGWTLHLDHRGSRPTASPSACTTGTPTPPAASASATAPKPTSPAGDGLTLTHPGRRPDLVLLNDHDLSYAKIRLDPTSWDTATTALSGLPDALTRAVIWNAARDLVRDGLLDPATYLDTARAHLPLETDTPVAEGVLTFARHHIADRYLPDHARPAALATLLDTCDALLARTTDGTAPGLRLTALRTRIDCTTDTAELHDWLTHDTVPDGPALDPELRWRIHLRLAVLGALTPRRHRRRTPPRPQRHRPEGAARCRAALPDPDAKETAWTALFTDDHLSAYLLTATADGFWQPEQHQLLRPYITRWFPAAVALAERRGPAVAEAVGRHGFPLTDPETLRLGEETLHGTGPTPALRRRLADELDDTRRALRVRDTHTPTH; the protein is encoded by the coding sequence ATGCCCGTCCTCACACGCGCCGAAGCGCAGACCCGAGCCCGCCTCGTCGACGTCCACCGCTACCTCATCGACCTCGACCTCACCCGCGGCCCGGAGCGGTTCCGCTCCACCACCACCCTCCGCTTCAGCACCCGCCACCCCGGCGCGGACACCTTCGTGGAACTCCGCGCCGCAGCCCTCCACCGCGCCACCCTCGACGGCCAGGACCTCGACCCGGCCCTGTACACCGGCGACCGCCTCCCGCTCACCGGCCTGACCGCCGGCGACCACGAACTGCGCGTCGAGGCCGACATGGCCTACTCGCACACCGGCGAGGGCATGCACCGCTTCACCGACCCTGCCGACGGCGAGACCTACCTCTACACCATGTGCTGCATGGCCGACGCCGACCGGGTGTTCGCCGCCTTCGACCAGCCCGACCTCAAAGCCGTCTTCGAGGTCACCGTCACCGCGCCGCCCGAGTGGACCGTCCTCGGCAACGGCATCGCCCGGCGCACCGGCGACCCCGCCGCCGGCCGCTGGCACCTCGCCCCCACCCCACCCATCAGCACCTACCTGATGGCCGTCGCCGCCGGCCCCTACCACTCCGTCCACGCCGAACACCGCGGGCTCCCCCTCGGCCTGCACGTCCGCCGCTCCCTCGCCCCCCACCTCGACACCGACGCCGAGGAACTCCTCGACATCACCCGGCGCTGCTTCGACCGCTACCACGAGATCTTCGACGAGCCGTACCCCTTCGACTCCTACGACCAGGCCTTCGTCCCCGAGTTCAACTCCGGCGCCATGGAGAACCCCGGCCTGGTCACCTTCCGCGACGAGTTCATCCACCGCTCCGCCGCCACCGACGCCCAGCGCCAGACCCGGGCCATGGTCATCGCCCACGAGATGGCCCACATGTGGTTCGGCGACCTGGTCACCATGCGCTGGTGGGACGACATCTGGCTCAACGAGTCCTTCGCCGAGTACATGGGCTTCCAGATCCTCACCGAGGCCACCCACCACACCGGCACCTGGGCCGACTTCGGCATCCGCCGCAAGAGCTGGGGCTACGACGCCGACCAGCGCCCCTCCACCCACCCCGTCGCACCCGACCCCGACGGCGTCCCCGACACCGCCTCCGCCCGCCTCAACTTCGACGGCATCTCCTACGCCAAGGGCGCCTCCGCCCTCCGCCAGCTCGTCGCCTGGCTCGGCGAGAAGAACTTCCTCGCCGGCATCAACGACCACTTCGCCCGCCACCGCTTCGGCAACGCCACCCTCGCCGACTTCCTCGACTCCCTGGCCCGCGCCTCCGGCCGCGACGTCCACGCCTGGGCCGGACAGTGGCTGCGCACCACCGGTGTGGACACCCTCACCCCCCACGTCACCACCGACGACCGGGGATGGACCCTCCACCTCGACCACCGGGGCAGCCGCCCCACCGCATCGCCATCGGCCTGTACGACCGGGACCCCGACGCCCCCGGCCGCCTCCGCCTCCGCGACCGCCCCGAAGCCGACCTCCCCCGCCGGCGACGGACTCACCCTCACCCACCCCGGCCGCCGCCCCGACCTCGTCCTCCTCAACGACCACGACCTCAGCTACGCCAAGATCCGCCTCGACCCCACCTCCTGGGACACCGCCACCACCGCCCTGTCCGGCCTGCCCGACGCCCTCACCCGCGCCGTCATCTGGAACGCCGCCCGCGACCTGGTCCGCGACGGCCTCCTCGACCCCGCCACCTACCTCGACACCGCCCGCGCCCACCTGCCGCTGGAGACCGACACCCCGGTCGCCGAAGGCGTCCTCACCTTCGCCCGCCACCACATCGCCGACCGCTACCTGCCCGACCACGCCCGACCCGCCGCCCTCGCCACCCTGCTCGACACCTGCGACGCACTGCTGGCCCGCACCACCGACGGCACCGCCCCCGGCCTGCGCCTCACCGCCCTGCGCACCCGCATCGACTGCACCACCGACACCGCCGAACTCCACGACTGGCTCACCCACGACACCGTCCCCGACGGCCCCGCCCTCGACCCCGAACTCCGCTGGCGCATCCACCTCCGGCTCGCCGTCCTCGGCGCCCTCACCCCCCGCCGCCATCGACGCCGAACTCCACCGCGACCCCAGCGCCACCGGCCAGAAGGCGCCGCCCGCTGCCGCGCCGCCCTCCCCGACCCCGACGCCAAGGAAACCGCCTGGACCGCCCTCTTCACCGACGACCACCTCTCCGCCTACCTGCTCACCGCCACCGCCGACGGCTTCTGGCAGCCCGAACAGCACCAGCTCCTGCGGCCCTACATCACCCGCTGGTTCCCCGCCGCCGTCGCCCTCGCCGAACGGCGCGGCCCCGCCGTCGCCGAAGCCGTCGGCCGCCACGGCTTCCCGCTCACCGACCCCGAGACCCTGCGCCTGGGCGAGGAAACCCTCCACGGCACCGGGCCCACCCCCGCGCTGCGCCGCCGCCTCGCCGACGAACTCGACGACACCCGGCGCGCCCTGCGGGTCCGCGACACCCACACCCCCACCCACTAG
- a CDS encoding HNH endonuclease, whose amino-acid sequence MARTRITSALAAAAATAAAVAGTAPPAAAAPGDTVTTTVPEALGRLQVAAEDRTGYSRGKFPHWTDEDQDGCDTREDVLVEEAVTPPTVDARCTTVVGGAWHSYYDKKDHTGAGGLGIDHTVPLGEAWGSGASRWSEEERRRFANDRDDPRVLNAVSATEIRLKAGRDPARWEPSDDSADCRYIAEWVVVKSRYRLSADRAEAAALENMAAECPDEAMEITYTTAR is encoded by the coding sequence ATGGCCCGCACCCGCATCACCTCCGCCCTCGCCGCCGCGGCCGCCACGGCCGCGGCGGTGGCCGGCACCGCCCCGCCGGCCGCCGCCGCACCCGGCGACACCGTCACCACCACCGTGCCCGAGGCTCTCGGCAGGCTGCAGGTCGCCGCCGAGGACCGCACCGGCTACAGCCGCGGCAAGTTCCCGCACTGGACCGACGAGGACCAGGACGGCTGCGACACCCGTGAGGACGTCCTGGTGGAAGAGGCCGTCACCCCGCCGACCGTGGACGCCCGCTGCACCACTGTCGTCGGCGGCGCCTGGCACTCCTACTACGACAAGAAGGACCACACCGGCGCCGGCGGCCTCGGCATCGACCACACCGTGCCGCTCGGCGAGGCATGGGGCTCCGGTGCCTCCCGCTGGTCGGAGGAGGAGCGCCGCCGGTTCGCCAACGACCGCGACGACCCGCGCGTGCTCAACGCCGTCTCCGCCACCGAGATCCGCCTCAAGGCCGGCCGCGACCCCGCCCGGTGGGAACCCAGCGACGACAGCGCCGACTGCCGCTACATCGCCGAGTGGGTGGTGGTCAAATCCCGCTACCGCCTCTCCGCGGACCGCGCGGAGGCGGCGGCCCTGGAGAACATGGCCGCCGAGTGCCCCGACGAGGCAATGGAGATCACCTACACCACCGCCCGCTGA
- a CDS encoding chorismate mutase produces MTNSEPDASVQAELERLRASIDNIDAAVVHMLAERFKCTQQVGHLKAAHRLPPADPAREARQIARLRHLAESARLDPAFAEKLLNFIIAEVIRHHETIADGTTANGTTGNGTTGNGTTASGATGHPTG; encoded by the coding sequence ATGACGAACAGCGAACCCGACGCGTCCGTACAGGCCGAACTCGAACGGCTCCGCGCCAGCATCGACAACATCGACGCCGCCGTCGTCCACATGCTCGCCGAACGCTTCAAGTGCACCCAGCAGGTCGGCCACCTCAAGGCCGCGCACCGGCTGCCGCCCGCCGACCCCGCCCGCGAGGCCCGCCAGATCGCGCGCCTGAGGCACCTGGCGGAGAGCGCCCGGCTCGACCCCGCCTTCGCCGAGAAACTGCTCAACTTCATCATCGCCGAGGTCATCCGGCACCACGAGACGATCGCGGACGGCACCACCGCCAACGGCACCACCGGCAACGGCACCACCGGCAACGGCACCACCGCCAGCGGCGCCACCGGCCACCCGACCGGGTGA
- a CDS encoding S1 family peptidase — MRNILQQVKRATAVGAVTLAGLGLLPGTALAAPADTRTTPPVVGGTPAEQGEFPFMVRLSMGCGGALYTQDIVLTAAHCVDGSGPTTDITATAGVVDLEDPQALTATSTEVLQAPGYNGTGKDWALIKLDKALDLPTLPIAGTGSYDSGDFTIAGWGADQEGGSQQRHLLKATVPFIDDATCKSAGGSYAGLVEEEELCAGLPEGGVDTCQGDSGGPMFRKDDAGRWIQVGIVSWGEGCARPGKPGVYTQVSHFAADIGTAAAQLGG; from the coding sequence TTGCGGAACATCCTCCAGCAGGTGAAGCGCGCCACGGCCGTCGGCGCGGTCACCCTCGCCGGTCTCGGCCTGCTCCCCGGCACCGCGCTCGCCGCCCCCGCGGACACCCGCACCACACCCCCGGTCGTCGGCGGCACCCCCGCCGAACAGGGCGAATTCCCGTTCATGGTCCGGCTGTCGATGGGCTGCGGCGGCGCCCTCTACACCCAGGACATCGTGCTCACCGCCGCCCACTGCGTGGACGGCAGCGGACCCACCACCGACATCACCGCCACCGCCGGCGTGGTGGACCTGGAGGACCCGCAGGCCCTGACCGCCACCTCCACCGAGGTCCTGCAGGCCCCCGGCTACAACGGCACCGGCAAGGACTGGGCGCTGATCAAGCTGGACAAGGCGCTGGACCTGCCCACCCTGCCCATCGCCGGGACCGGCAGCTACGACAGCGGCGACTTCACCATCGCCGGCTGGGGAGCCGACCAGGAGGGCGGCTCCCAGCAGCGCCACCTGCTCAAGGCCACCGTGCCCTTCATCGACGACGCCACCTGCAAGAGCGCCGGCGGCTCGTACGCCGGCCTGGTCGAGGAGGAGGAGCTGTGCGCCGGCCTCCCCGAGGGCGGGGTGGACACCTGCCAGGGTGACTCCGGCGGCCCGATGTTCCGCAAGGACGACGCCGGCCGGTGGATCCAGGTGGGCATCGTCAGCTGGGGCGAGGGCTGCGCACGGCCCGGCAAGCCCGGCGTCTACACCCAGGTGAGCCACTTCGCCGCGGACATCGGGACGGCCGCGGCCCAGCTCGGCGGCTGA
- a CDS encoding S1 family peptidase, producing MPGTALAQPDAPRGAQEAQAGLPVVGGTRAAQGEFPFMVRLSMGCGGALYTQTLVLTAAHCVGGTGANTSITATAGVVDLQSSSAIKVRSTYVYRAPGYNGTGKDWALIKLAQPINLPTLKIAETTAYNNGTFTIAGWGAAVEGGSQQRYLLKATVPFVDDATCKSAYSELVPNEEICAGYNQGGVDTCQGDSGGPMFRKDNAGQWIQVGIVSWGYGCARPGYPGVYTEVSTFASAIKSAAAQIGG from the coding sequence ATGCCGGGCACCGCTCTCGCCCAGCCCGACGCCCCCCGCGGCGCCCAGGAAGCCCAGGCCGGCCTGCCCGTCGTCGGCGGCACCCGGGCCGCCCAGGGCGAGTTCCCCTTCATGGTCCGGCTGTCGATGGGCTGCGGCGGCGCCCTGTACACCCAGACCCTGGTGCTGACCGCCGCCCACTGTGTCGGCGGCACCGGCGCCAACACCTCGATCACCGCCACCGCCGGTGTGGTGGACCTCCAGAGCAGCAGCGCCATCAAGGTCAGGTCCACCTACGTCTACCGGGCGCCCGGATACAACGGCACCGGCAAGGACTGGGCGCTGATCAAGCTGGCCCAGCCGATCAACCTGCCCACCCTGAAGATCGCCGAGACCACCGCCTACAACAACGGCACCTTCACCATCGCCGGCTGGGGCGCGGCGGTCGAGGGCGGCTCGCAGCAGCGCTACCTGCTCAAGGCCACCGTGCCCTTCGTCGATGACGCCACCTGCAAGTCCGCCTACAGCGAGCTGGTGCCGAACGAGGAGATCTGCGCCGGCTACAACCAGGGCGGCGTGGACACCTGCCAGGGCGACTCCGGCGGCCCGATGTTCCGCAAGGACAACGCCGGCCAGTGGATCCAGGTCGGCATCGTCAGCTGGGGCTACGGCTGCGCCCGGCCCGGCTACCCCGGCGTCTACACCGAGGTGAGCACCTTCGCCTCGGCCATCAAGTCGGCGGCGGCCCAGATCGGCGGCTGA
- a CDS encoding iron chaperone — MSNDGTGAHEGFTAEERAAMKEHAKELKAAARRGSREQKAAEAVRDVLAKIAEMPDSDRIMAERVHAVVTATAPALAPKLWYGMPAYALDGKVVCFFQSAAKFKARYATLGFSDQAKLDDGPMWPAAFALTEVTPEVEERIADLVKRAVG; from the coding sequence ATGAGCAACGACGGAACCGGCGCGCACGAGGGATTCACGGCCGAGGAGCGGGCCGCGATGAAGGAGCACGCCAAGGAGCTGAAGGCGGCGGCGCGCCGCGGTTCCCGGGAGCAGAAGGCGGCAGAGGCGGTGCGCGACGTGCTCGCGAAGATCGCCGAGATGCCGGACTCGGACCGGATCATGGCCGAGCGCGTGCACGCCGTCGTCACCGCCACCGCCCCGGCCCTGGCGCCCAAGCTCTGGTACGGCATGCCCGCCTACGCGCTGGACGGCAAGGTCGTGTGCTTCTTCCAGAGCGCGGCGAAGTTCAAGGCGCGTTACGCGACGCTCGGTTTCAGCGACCAGGCGAAGCTGGACGACGGCCCGATGTGGCCCGCCGCGTTCGCGCTGACCGAGGTGACGCCCGAGGTGGAGGAGCGGATCGCCGACCTGGTGAAGCGGGCGGTGGGCTGA
- a CDS encoding glutamate synthase subunit beta, with protein sequence MADPKGFLTTGREVARTRPVDERVKDWNEVYVPGSLLPIIGKQAGRCMDCGIPFCHNGCPLGNLIPEWNDYAYRNDWSAASERLHATNNFPEFTGRLCPAPCEAACVLGINQPTPLPPPPSTEAPRAAAPSPVTIKNVEVTIIDKAWESGGVTPQPPERLSGKTVAVIGSGPAGLAAAQQLTRAGHTVAVYERADRIGGLLRYGIPEFKMEKRHINRRIEQMRAEGTKFRTGVEIGRDIDAAGLRRRYDAVVVAAGATTARDLPVPGRELNGIHQAMEYLPLANKVQEGDFVTPPITAEGKHVVVIGGGDTGADCVGTAHRQGAASVTQLEIMPRPGEERNAGQPWPTFPMLYKVTSAHEEGGERVYSVSTTRFEGDADGNVQWLHLVEVEFVDGKLTQKPGTERKIPAQLVTLAMGFTGTDRENGLVRQLGLELDERGNIARDADFATNVDGVFVAGDAGRGQSLIVWAIAEGRSAARGVDRYLTGGSALPAPVRPTDRSLTV encoded by the coding sequence ATGGCTGATCCCAAGGGCTTCCTGACCACCGGCCGCGAGGTCGCCCGCACCCGCCCGGTGGACGAGCGCGTCAAGGACTGGAACGAGGTGTACGTCCCCGGCTCGCTGCTGCCGATCATCGGCAAGCAGGCCGGCCGCTGCATGGACTGCGGCATCCCGTTCTGCCACAACGGCTGTCCGCTGGGGAACCTCATCCCCGAGTGGAACGACTACGCCTACCGGAACGACTGGAGCGCGGCGAGCGAGCGGCTGCACGCCACCAACAACTTCCCCGAGTTCACCGGGCGGCTGTGCCCCGCGCCGTGCGAGGCCGCCTGCGTGCTGGGCATCAACCAGCCCACCCCTCTCCCTCCGCCGCCCTCGACCGAGGCCCCGCGGGCCGCCGCTCCCTCCCCGGTGACCATCAAGAACGTCGAGGTCACCATCATCGACAAGGCGTGGGAGTCCGGCGGCGTCACCCCGCAGCCCCCGGAGCGGCTGTCGGGGAAGACCGTCGCCGTGATCGGCTCCGGCCCGGCCGGCCTGGCCGCCGCCCAGCAGCTCACCCGCGCCGGCCACACCGTCGCGGTCTACGAGCGGGCCGACCGCATCGGTGGCCTGCTGCGCTACGGCATCCCCGAGTTCAAGATGGAAAAGCGCCACATCAACCGCCGCATCGAGCAGATGCGCGCGGAGGGCACCAAGTTCCGCACCGGCGTGGAGATCGGCCGGGACATCGACGCCGCCGGCCTGCGCAGGCGGTACGACGCGGTGGTCGTCGCGGCCGGCGCCACCACCGCCCGCGACCTGCCGGTGCCCGGGCGCGAGCTGAACGGCATCCACCAGGCGATGGAGTACCTGCCGCTCGCCAACAAGGTGCAGGAGGGCGACTTCGTCACCCCGCCGATCACCGCCGAGGGCAAGCACGTGGTGGTCATCGGCGGCGGCGACACCGGCGCCGACTGCGTGGGCACCGCCCACCGCCAGGGCGCGGCCTCCGTCACCCAGCTGGAGATCATGCCCCGGCCGGGTGAGGAGCGGAACGCCGGCCAGCCGTGGCCGACCTTCCCCATGCTGTACAAGGTCACCTCCGCGCACGAGGAGGGCGGCGAACGCGTCTACTCGGTCTCCACCACCCGCTTCGAGGGCGACGCGGACGGCAACGTCCAGTGGCTGCACCTGGTCGAGGTGGAGTTCGTGGACGGCAAGCTGACGCAGAAGCCGGGCACCGAGCGGAAGATCCCCGCCCAGCTGGTCACCCTCGCCATGGGCTTCACCGGCACCGACCGGGAGAACGGCCTGGTGCGTCAGCTGGGACTGGAGCTGGACGAGCGCGGCAACATCGCCCGCGACGCCGACTTCGCCACCAACGTGGACGGGGTCTTCGTCGCCGGGGACGCCGGCCGCGGCCAGTCGCTGATCGTCTGGGCCATCGCCGAGGGCCGCTCCGCGGCGCGCGGCGTGGACCGCTACCTGACCGGCGGCAGCGCGCTGCCCGCCCCGGTCCGCCCCACCGACCGGTCCCTGACCGTCTGA